Proteins encoded in a region of the Photobacterium profundum SS9 genome:
- a CDS encoding GmrSD restriction endonuclease domain-containing protein: MDSNQSVLELSVAELFQQDDYIIPIYQRNYAWGESEVEQLLQDVWDIASKGKGQSTYYIGSLVAYKRDANQYETIDGQQRHTTLSIILSVLKNEFSTTLPDIHKLNLGFDSRPKSVQTLRKLFNEPNRRGDELEEANIRSAYEISKRFLSNHIKDIAQFSDYLLNNVRILRVIVPEDTDLNHYFEIMNNRGEQLEKHEVLKARLMSELTNDDERNTFASVWDACSEMNRYVQLGINSKVRSHVFGSNWNHIPQSFEVLCQQVKAESTDKQVRTMADIIGAPQYHAKKVPNHDVNEEAGTFGSVINFSNFLLHVLRVTLKKDIPLDDKRLLDTFAEEKPNARQFALDLLKCRMLFDRYTIKRENDEDWSLKTLTLYERKKRTFSYTNSASEERNQQLIMLLSMFHVSFPTLVYKHWLNASLHYLYANSTESGDVDSSEYTAFLEKLSDRFFFGRFGQLANNAEHTDYLDLTFADVDLHKVELDRTYLNQGTGVQNFIFNRLDYKLWKQLKQGKSFSGVNMDYIRKRVAGFSFSFRTSVEHYFPQNPLGSEPINKSDELPIGVDSFGNLCLISRHNNSKLSNYLPTAKKEHYEKATTVESLKQIFMMSYDQWGVGSEEGLKNIADHETMMIKELSTRFV, translated from the coding sequence ATGGACAGTAATCAAAGCGTTCTAGAGCTTTCAGTTGCGGAGTTATTCCAACAAGATGACTATATCATCCCAATCTATCAGCGTAATTACGCATGGGGGGAATCTGAAGTCGAACAACTCCTTCAAGATGTGTGGGATATAGCTTCAAAAGGTAAAGGACAGAGTACGTACTATATTGGTAGCCTAGTCGCCTATAAGCGCGATGCTAATCAATACGAGACCATCGATGGTCAGCAGCGCCATACTACGTTAAGCATTATTCTATCTGTGTTAAAGAATGAGTTTTCGACAACGCTGCCTGATATTCATAAGTTGAACCTTGGTTTTGATAGTCGCCCTAAATCCGTTCAAACGTTACGAAAGCTTTTTAATGAACCGAATCGCCGAGGCGATGAGCTTGAAGAAGCCAACATTCGGTCTGCTTATGAAATTTCAAAACGCTTCCTGTCTAACCACATAAAGGATATTGCACAGTTCAGTGATTACTTGCTGAATAACGTGAGAATTCTACGGGTGATTGTTCCTGAAGATACAGATTTGAATCACTACTTTGAGATCATGAATAACCGTGGTGAACAGCTCGAAAAGCATGAAGTGCTTAAAGCACGATTGATGTCAGAGCTAACCAATGATGATGAGCGAAATACATTCGCAAGCGTATGGGATGCTTGCTCTGAAATGAATCGCTATGTTCAATTAGGGATTAATTCTAAGGTCAGAAGTCATGTGTTTGGTTCAAATTGGAATCACATCCCTCAGAGCTTTGAGGTTCTGTGCCAGCAAGTGAAAGCAGAGAGTACCGATAAGCAAGTAAGAACCATGGCAGATATCATCGGAGCACCTCAGTACCACGCCAAGAAGGTACCTAATCATGATGTTAACGAAGAAGCGGGGACTTTTGGCTCTGTTATCAATTTCTCAAACTTCTTGCTTCATGTACTGCGTGTAACACTGAAAAAAGACATTCCGCTAGATGATAAACGACTTCTGGATACCTTTGCGGAAGAGAAACCTAATGCTCGCCAATTCGCTCTCGATTTGCTCAAGTGTCGCATGTTGTTCGACCGCTACACCATCAAGCGAGAAAACGATGAAGACTGGAGCTTAAAGACGCTGACACTTTACGAGCGAAAAAAACGTACTTTTAGTTATACCAACAGTGCTTCAGAAGAACGTAACCAGCAACTGATCATGTTACTTTCCATGTTTCATGTGTCTTTTCCTACTCTTGTCTATAAGCATTGGCTTAATGCTTCATTACACTATCTTTATGCAAATTCGACAGAAAGTGGCGATGTTGACTCCTCTGAGTATACGGCGTTCTTAGAAAAGTTAAGTGACCGATTCTTCTTTGGGCGATTCGGACAACTAGCCAATAATGCTGAACATACTGATTATTTAGATCTAACGTTTGCTGATGTTGACTTACACAAGGTAGAGCTTGATCGTACATATTTAAATCAAGGTACTGGAGTTCAGAACTTTATTTTTAATCGACTTGATTACAAGCTTTGGAAACAGCTCAAGCAAGGTAAGTCGTTCTCTGGTGTAAACATGGATTACATACGCAAGCGTGTTGCAGGATTCAGCTTTTCTTTTAGAACATCAGTTGAACATTACTTCCCACAGAACCCACTGGGGAGTGAACCAATAAATAAATCTGATGAGTTGCCAATCGGTGTGGATAGTTTTGGTAATCTTTGCCTGATAAGTCGCCATAACAACTCTAAATTAAGTAACTATTTGCCGACAGCAAAGAAAGAGCATTATGAGAAAGCAACAACCGTCGAGAGCCTTAAACAGATTTTCATGATGAGCTATGACCAATGGGGAGTAGGGAGCGAAGAGGGGCTTAAAAACATCGCAGATCATGAAACTATGATGATTAAAGAGCTTAGCACACGTTTTGTATAA
- a CDS encoding N-6 DNA methylase, which produces MSVSSAIKSIQDIMRKDAGVDGDAQRLGQMSWLLFLKVFDAQEEELEFELDDYRAPIPEQYLWRNWAADKQGMTGDELLEFVNDRLFYDLKNLTAPIDKNPRGFVVKEAFSDAFNYMKNGTLLRQVINKLNEIDFTDTDERHLFGDIYEQILKDLQSAGNAGEFYTPRAITKFIVKVTDPKLGESIMDPACGTGGFLACSFDHVQNNYVKSAGDHKTLQSQIHGVEKKQLPHLLCTTNMLLHGIEIPVQIKHGNTLAKPLSSWDEQVDVIVTNPPFGGTEEDGIEKNFPAEMQTRETADLFLQLIIEILASPVNGQKGGRAAVVLPDGTLFGEGVKTKIKKMLTEECNLHTIVRLPNGVFNPYTGIKTNILFFTKGKPTKDVWFYEHPYPAGVKNYSKTKPMKFEEFQTELEWWGNEEDGFASRIKNNQAWKVSIDEIIERNFNLDIKNPYQGEVVNHDPEELLESYNTQQQEISELRNQLKNVLGAALSSGKESSGEGK; this is translated from the coding sequence ATGTCGGTAAGTTCAGCAATTAAATCAATTCAAGACATCATGCGTAAAGATGCGGGTGTAGATGGAGATGCACAGCGTTTAGGGCAGATGTCATGGCTGCTATTCCTTAAAGTGTTTGATGCGCAAGAAGAAGAGCTAGAGTTTGAACTAGATGATTACCGAGCGCCAATCCCAGAGCAGTACCTATGGCGCAACTGGGCTGCCGACAAGCAAGGCATGACAGGCGACGAGTTACTGGAATTTGTTAACGACCGTTTGTTTTATGATTTGAAAAACCTGACAGCGCCAATTGATAAAAACCCTCGTGGTTTTGTCGTTAAAGAAGCTTTTAGCGATGCCTTCAACTACATGAAGAACGGCACATTGCTACGTCAGGTGATCAACAAACTGAATGAAATCGACTTTACTGATACAGATGAGCGGCATTTGTTTGGTGATATCTATGAACAAATTCTAAAAGACCTGCAAAGTGCAGGTAATGCGGGTGAGTTCTATACCCCTCGCGCCATCACCAAGTTCATCGTCAAGGTTACTGACCCTAAATTGGGTGAATCCATTATGGATCCCGCATGTGGTACGGGTGGCTTCCTCGCATGTTCATTTGATCACGTTCAGAACAACTACGTGAAGTCTGCGGGCGATCATAAAACGCTGCAATCTCAAATTCACGGTGTTGAGAAGAAGCAGTTACCTCATTTGTTATGTACAACAAATATGTTACTTCACGGTATCGAAATACCTGTACAGATCAAACATGGCAATACATTAGCTAAGCCGCTTTCAAGCTGGGACGAGCAGGTTGATGTGATTGTTACCAACCCACCATTTGGTGGCACAGAAGAAGACGGTATCGAGAAGAATTTCCCGGCGGAAATGCAAACCCGCGAAACGGCGGATTTGTTCCTACAGCTGATTATTGAAATTCTTGCCTCGCCAGTTAATGGACAGAAAGGGGGCCGTGCAGCCGTTGTATTGCCAGATGGAACACTCTTTGGCGAAGGTGTAAAAACCAAAATCAAAAAGATGCTGACGGAAGAATGTAACCTTCACACCATTGTTCGTTTACCTAATGGTGTGTTTAACCCATACACGGGTATTAAAACCAATATATTGTTCTTCACCAAAGGTAAACCAACCAAAGATGTGTGGTTCTACGAGCACCCATACCCAGCGGGCGTGAAGAACTACAGCAAAACCAAGCCGATGAAATTTGAAGAGTTCCAAACAGAACTTGAGTGGTGGGGTAATGAAGAAGATGGTTTTGCTAGCCGTATTAAAAATAACCAAGCATGGAAAGTGTCGATTGATGAAATCATTGAGCGCAACTTCAACCTTGATATTAAAAACCCATACCAAGGTGAAGTAGTAAATCACGATCCAGAAGAACTGCTAGAAAGTTACAACACACAGCAACAAGAAATCAGCGAATTACGCAACCAACTGAAAAATGTCTTGGGCGCTGCCTTATCTTCAGGTAAAGAGTCTTCAGGCGAGGGTAAATAA
- a CDS encoding DEAD/DEAH box helicase codes for MSPLVYQLKGKSQDEAQSLLNDYFGELKTTGNISAFIQGIASSQKFLKTHMGFLAPLSEALEKVADDELLVEEFVEKWCQLDEKLWLESLNALQKLAQVWWKSELWKHELEADYKDAKDAFNALLDNHRDALEDLNSSRFDKWGIDPCSHLMSKAAFELQGNEEEHDAESRIQQLSPIGSKGINQLRSELFVAALRVNEAMIKLNAAEHHDTFKLLPQLINGKYQSHENTPNHETLWGLLFLLYPVMSTSLSSVESQFRLMQKKATIGLAMFDEAGQSVNYHVVGLLQRCKQAMVVGDPIQLEPVVPVQGEIDRGIASDFIAISNKDGETLWGDCFLVSESSAQLLADRAGPIKALIGQRQVGLPLLVHRRCTDPMFSIANSIAYDNKMVIATTPYKWKSVSSGWFNVVESKDSIKRQRYNNHTEADSAFELVRYLVEHQPDMAKGGIYLITPFTHMKNELQNNWKSLYKQPSNKQWMQQSAQLGGKEGGEVSDFTKDNIGTVHTFQGKEASVVIFCLAASKARGTTGGIKWVNSKPNLINVAVTRAKHHLFIVGNYEDWCHEACSSQLIRDGMRIYNSMDEIRANTPLLLEEHLLNTVNIPEACVDPSCSNFSNVW; via the coding sequence TTGTCTCCTTTGGTGTATCAGCTGAAAGGAAAATCTCAGGATGAAGCTCAGAGCCTGCTTAACGACTACTTTGGAGAATTAAAAACAACAGGGAACATTTCTGCTTTTATTCAAGGTATTGCGTCCAGTCAAAAGTTCTTAAAAACACATATGGGATTTTTAGCACCCTTGAGTGAAGCACTTGAAAAAGTAGCTGATGATGAACTATTAGTTGAAGAGTTCGTCGAAAAATGGTGCCAGTTAGATGAAAAGCTCTGGCTAGAATCCCTCAATGCTTTACAAAAATTAGCACAGGTTTGGTGGAAGTCAGAGCTTTGGAAACATGAGTTAGAAGCTGACTATAAAGATGCAAAGGATGCTTTTAACGCTTTGCTTGATAACCATCGTGATGCGCTAGAAGACTTAAACTCAAGTCGTTTTGATAAGTGGGGAATAGACCCATGTAGCCATTTAATGTCTAAGGCTGCATTTGAGTTACAAGGTAATGAAGAAGAGCATGATGCTGAATCCCGTATCCAACAATTATCACCCATTGGAAGTAAGGGAATCAATCAGCTCAGAAGTGAGCTTTTCGTTGCGGCCTTGCGTGTTAACGAGGCAATGATAAAGCTAAATGCAGCTGAGCATCATGATACTTTCAAATTGCTACCACAGCTCATCAACGGTAAATATCAAAGTCATGAAAATACCCCTAACCATGAAACATTGTGGGGGCTGTTATTTCTTCTGTATCCAGTAATGTCAACATCGCTATCATCAGTAGAAAGCCAATTCCGCTTGATGCAAAAGAAAGCAACGATAGGCTTAGCAATGTTCGATGAGGCAGGACAGTCAGTTAACTATCATGTCGTTGGGTTACTTCAGCGCTGCAAACAGGCTATGGTTGTTGGGGATCCTATTCAGCTTGAACCTGTGGTTCCAGTCCAAGGCGAAATTGACAGAGGTATTGCATCTGATTTTATTGCTATATCCAACAAAGATGGTGAAACCTTGTGGGGTGACTGCTTCCTTGTTAGCGAGTCTTCAGCTCAGTTATTAGCCGATAGAGCCGGGCCAATAAAAGCGTTAATAGGCCAACGACAGGTTGGGCTTCCTTTGTTAGTTCACCGTCGCTGTACAGACCCTATGTTCTCTATAGCTAATAGTATTGCCTACGATAATAAAATGGTTATCGCTACAACACCTTACAAGTGGAAATCGGTCTCTTCAGGCTGGTTTAACGTGGTTGAGAGTAAAGATTCTATTAAACGGCAACGTTACAATAACCATACCGAGGCCGATTCCGCATTTGAATTGGTGCGTTATCTTGTTGAGCATCAACCCGATATGGCAAAAGGTGGTATTTACCTAATTACACCTTTTACTCACATGAAGAATGAACTTCAGAATAACTGGAAATCTTTATACAAGCAGCCTTCGAACAAACAATGGATGCAGCAATCTGCTCAACTCGGTGGTAAAGAAGGGGGTGAAGTCAGTGATTTTACAAAAGATAACATCGGCACCGTTCATACTTTCCAAGGCAAAGAAGCATCTGTTGTTATCTTCTGTTTAGCGGCATCGAAGGCTAGGGGAACCACTGGTGGTATCAAGTGGGTAAACAGCAAACCTAACCTGATTAATGTTGCCGTTACCAGAGCAAAGCACCATTTATTCATTGTTGGTAACTATGAGGATTGGTGTCACGAAGCTTGTTCAAGCCAGCTTATTCGTGATGGTATGAGAATCTATAATAGCATGGATGAGATCAGAGCTAATACGCCGTTATTACTGGAAGAACACTTACTAAATACAGTTAATATTCCTGAAGCATGCGTAGATCCAAGTTGTTCTAATTTCAGTAATGTTTGGTGA
- a CDS encoding DUF262 domain-containing protein — MAIIDKQVLSIKAILELPLTIPDYQRPYKWHARHVNQLLDDVLRHRNKSSYRLGTVVIHEEQTNQSQSFQQLSIVDGQQRLLTLTLLCNLIDKNRVCNPTLLEHNFDSPTTIKNLQHNAAIIQSRLKQLSEVVREELVEFLLHKCELISVKLDDLSEAFQFFDSQNARGKALAPYDLLKAFHLREMTVNTEQERLACVDSWESGVSPDNKTPSLQMIMSDVLFRLRRWSEGEQGKYFSRNNIDVFKGVNLSSAAYRYAEPLRAMDYMVDEYNSDRVRQWDQQTMLYPFLVDQTMLNGKRFFEYIEHYTKTYQNLFIDEKPELAEILKTITTYKGRNRVGDHYVRNLFYCAVLFYYDKFGDAELEKAALLCFVWSYRIRLVQHRVVIESIDNPAMGKQGIFNIIKKALHPHEVLSFTVEPIQESDIKGTKIDGLVGKFKTLGYIQNGQ, encoded by the coding sequence ATGGCAATCATTGATAAGCAAGTCCTTTCCATCAAAGCGATACTTGAACTCCCTTTGACGATCCCGGATTATCAGCGCCCTTATAAATGGCACGCAAGACATGTAAATCAACTACTCGATGATGTACTACGTCATCGTAATAAGAGCAGTTACCGTCTAGGCACGGTGGTCATTCATGAAGAGCAAACAAACCAATCACAATCTTTTCAACAACTTTCAATTGTTGATGGGCAACAGCGTTTACTGACTTTAACGTTACTCTGTAACTTAATAGACAAAAATCGTGTCTGTAACCCTACATTACTTGAGCATAACTTTGACTCACCGACCACAATCAAAAACTTGCAGCATAATGCAGCCATTATTCAAAGCCGACTTAAGCAACTCAGTGAAGTCGTTCGCGAAGAGTTAGTCGAATTTCTATTGCATAAGTGCGAGTTAATAAGTGTAAAACTTGATGACTTGAGTGAAGCATTCCAATTCTTCGATTCACAAAATGCCCGTGGTAAAGCTCTCGCACCTTACGACCTTCTTAAAGCCTTCCATCTACGTGAAATGACCGTTAATACTGAGCAAGAAAGATTAGCGTGTGTTGATAGCTGGGAAAGTGGTGTTAGCCCTGATAACAAAACGCCTAGTTTACAAATGATCATGAGCGATGTTCTTTTCAGGCTGAGACGTTGGTCTGAAGGCGAACAAGGCAAATACTTTAGCCGTAATAACATTGATGTATTCAAAGGCGTTAACTTAAGCTCGGCAGCGTATCGTTATGCTGAACCTTTAAGAGCTATGGACTACATGGTTGATGAGTACAACTCAGACCGTGTGCGACAATGGGATCAGCAGACGATGTTGTACCCATTTTTGGTTGATCAAACCATGCTCAACGGCAAGAGATTCTTCGAATACATTGAACACTATACAAAGACCTACCAAAACCTGTTCATTGATGAAAAGCCTGAATTAGCAGAAATATTGAAAACTATCACTACCTACAAAGGGCGTAATCGAGTAGGTGACCACTATGTCCGAAATCTCTTTTATTGTGCTGTGCTTTTCTATTATGACAAATTTGGTGATGCTGAATTAGAAAAAGCGGCATTGTTATGTTTCGTTTGGAGTTATCGTATTCGGTTAGTACAGCACCGCGTTGTAATTGAATCGATTGATAATCCAGCAATGGGAAAGCAAGGAATATTCAATATAATAAAGAAAGCACTTCATCCTCATGAGGTTTTATCTTTTACCGTTGAACCAATACAAGAGTCCGATATTAAAGGAACAAAAATTGATGGATTAGTCGGGAAATTTAAAACATTGGGGTATATACAAAATGGACAGTAA
- a CDS encoding restriction endonuclease subunit S: MSVETLITDNIDVWTAALKTKSASGRGNGKKLELYGVKKLRQLILELAVRGKLVPQDLNDESASILLERIAEEKALLVKEKKIKKPKKLSEISDEDKRLDFPHSWSIVRLGGISTLENGDRSKNYPNKSVLVDSGIPFVNAGHLVNGRIQKSEMTFITDERFDLLRAGKFKNGDILFCLRGSLGKSALVDGFENGAIASSLVIVRPDESILAKYLMLYFESPMSFRNISQYDNGTAQPNLSATDLAKFIVPTPPLEEQHRIVTKVDELMTLCDQLEQQTESSIDAHKTLVEVLLATLTNSTDADELAKNWTRVSEHFDTLFTTERSIDQLKQTVLQLAVMGKLVPQDPNDEPASKLLKCIVEEKAQLIKDKKIKKQKALPEITDEEKPFELPSGWTWCRLGDLSLTSDAGWSPKCHPTPREEEHWGVLKVSAVTWNSYNPLENKELPSSLEPREQYEVQDGDFLISRANTAKLVARAVVVPPKSPKKLMMSDKIIRFQFHKQVDANYINLFNDSSFARNYYAAVAGGTSSSMKNVSREQIRNLVIAFPPLEEQVKILKMKGQFSELCDELKNKLSKAKSIQLVLADTIVGQAV; encoded by the coding sequence ATGTCTGTAGAAACGCTAATCACCGACAACATTGATGTCTGGACAGCAGCGCTGAAAACTAAGTCGGCATCAGGGCGTGGTAACGGTAAAAAGCTTGAGCTTTATGGTGTTAAGAAGCTACGTCAGTTGATTTTAGAATTAGCTGTACGTGGTAAGTTAGTGCCACAAGATCTTAATGATGAGTCAGCATCAATTTTGCTTGAGCGTATTGCGGAAGAAAAAGCGCTGCTTGTTAAAGAGAAGAAGATTAAAAAGCCGAAGAAATTGTCTGAAATTTCTGACGAAGATAAACGGCTAGACTTCCCACATTCATGGAGTATTGTACGTCTTGGTGGTATTTCAACGCTTGAAAACGGAGATCGTAGTAAAAACTATCCAAATAAATCTGTACTAGTTGACTCAGGGATACCATTTGTAAATGCAGGACACCTTGTCAATGGGCGTATCCAAAAATCCGAGATGACATTCATAACAGATGAACGATTTGATCTTTTGAGAGCTGGTAAGTTTAAAAATGGTGACATTTTATTTTGTTTGAGAGGCTCTTTAGGTAAATCAGCTTTGGTTGATGGTTTCGAAAATGGTGCCATTGCATCTTCGCTTGTAATTGTTAGACCAGATGAAAGTATTTTAGCTAAATATTTGATGCTTTATTTTGAATCGCCAATGTCTTTCAGAAATATAAGCCAATATGATAACGGTACGGCACAACCCAACCTTTCTGCAACGGATTTAGCTAAATTCATTGTTCCAACGCCGCCATTAGAAGAACAACACCGCATCGTAACCAAAGTCGATGAACTAATGACTCTGTGCGATCAACTAGAACAGCAAACTGAATCCAGTATTGATGCCCACAAAACCTTAGTGGAAGTGTTGCTTGCAACGTTAACAAATAGTACTGATGCAGATGAGCTTGCGAAAAACTGGACACGAGTTAGTGAACATTTTGATACCTTGTTCACCACAGAGCGCAGCATCGACCAGCTAAAGCAAACCGTATTGCAATTGGCGGTAATGGGTAAGTTGGTGCCACAAGATCCAAATGATGAGCCAGCTTCAAAACTACTAAAATGTATTGTAGAAGAAAAAGCGCAACTGATTAAAGACAAAAAAATCAAAAAGCAGAAAGCTCTGCCTGAGATTACGGATGAAGAGAAGCCGTTTGAACTGCCTAGTGGGTGGACATGGTGTCGTTTAGGGGATTTATCTCTGACTTCTGATGCTGGGTGGAGTCCCAAGTGTCATCCTACTCCACGAGAAGAGGAACATTGGGGAGTACTTAAAGTAAGTGCTGTTACATGGAATAGCTATAACCCATTAGAAAACAAAGAGCTCCCTTCTTCTTTAGAACCAAGAGAACAATATGAAGTTCAGGATGGTGATTTCCTAATATCTAGGGCAAATACAGCTAAGTTGGTTGCAAGAGCCGTAGTAGTACCCCCTAAATCTCCTAAGAAATTGATGATGAGTGACAAGATCATTCGTTTTCAGTTCCATAAGCAAGTTGATGCAAATTATATCAATTTGTTCAACGACAGTTCGTTTGCACGAAATTATTACGCTGCGGTCGCAGGTGGAACTAGTAGCTCAATGAAAAATGTCTCTAGAGAGCAAATTCGAAACTTGGTAATAGCTTTTCCACCACTAGAAGAACAAGTGAAAATTTTAAAAATGAAAGGGCAGTTTTCTGAATTATGTGACGAGCTGAAAAATAAGCTGTCAAAAGCTAAAAGTATCCAGCTTGTTCTGGCGGACACTATCGTTGGTCAGGCGGTGTAA
- a CDS encoding pesticin C-terminus-like muramidase, whose protein sequence is MLTAMEKQILRKNLEKYEGRIEHMYKDTKGFITVGVGHLIKDLTAAQAQDFIHQTTNKKSTKEEIKIDFESVKKSPAGLFASIYKNRTKLKLTPSTIDKITNKNIDDFESELKRLYGAVEFTQFPSEVKLALFDMIFNLGMTKLRNGFPNFSKSIKAKDWNKAANESNRLDIALARNKYVKELLNKAAKSTKP, encoded by the coding sequence ATGTTAACTGCCATGGAAAAACAAATTCTTCGTAAAAATCTTGAAAAATACGAAGGTAGAATTGAGCATATGTATAAAGACACCAAAGGGTTTATTACCGTGGGGGTTGGCCATTTAATAAAAGATCTTACAGCTGCGCAAGCGCAAGACTTTATCCATCAAACAACAAACAAAAAATCAACAAAAGAAGAGATCAAGATCGACTTTGAATCTGTTAAAAAATCTCCAGCAGGTTTATTTGCTTCAATTTATAAAAATCGCACCAAACTTAAACTTACGCCTTCAACTATTGATAAAATCACTAATAAGAATATAGACGACTTTGAAAGTGAACTTAAACGATTATATGGTGCAGTAGAATTTACACAGTTTCCATCTGAGGTGAAATTGGCATTGTTTGATATGATTTTTAATCTAGGCATGACAAAACTTAGGAATGGTTTTCCAAATTTCAGTAAAAGTATTAAAGCTAAAGATTGGAATAAAGCAGCAAATGAATCTAACCGTTTAGATATAGCACTGGCACGGAACAAATACGTAAAAGAGTTGCTGAATAAAGCTGCAAAATCAACTAAGCCTTAA
- a CDS encoding ATP-dependent nuclease: MRLKSVYISEYKNLNGFTLDFSQDSFLEVFVGKNGSGKSNFIEALVEILRHIYEYDWGDNRHELYFNYTLRYEIDGTETTISFNAVQGQLKINEVERATVGQTPKPDNILIYYAGHNKSITAVLKQYEEKFSNRIQRADASESRPFIGVGSSYNELFLTVIMLLPDESPAKSFVMEKLGIDALEDSLKVNLKRPVYAQRPSSTRNFDIQSEEDKFWKLVGTSREFLDVLEDCPLPEDGRVRTEGYLASSDTYQMYYSLHEIRNRFNGYTSLEFFRAFDNLKTLGMLDSLSLTLKLANGREISSNMFSDGQFQAIYLFAISEIFKNANSVTLMDEPDSFLHPEWQAECSEQLQHISSEATASNHILMTTHSAVTLINSPHQRVRYFDLQQGTVRAYTLPKREAVRRLCSNVIKYTEQEQMLSVLNAIYIDKKPVLFTEGSTDPVILKAAWYKLYPTEEMPFIAFYAFTCSYINQLITDERIHNEMDGRPIFALFDFDEAYNQWHSLNGQEEERPISDGLIKKWSGGDAFAIMLPIPNNRIIQQQVFTDDTLTTHHKGRSSCAIEHIFYGVEGLDQYFNSEPVPGGRLIKFQGCKTTFAKEIVPTLASEHFETFRPVFEFIRQKCEESTVQSNAA, from the coding sequence ATGCGCTTGAAATCTGTCTACATTAGTGAATACAAAAACCTAAATGGTTTTACGTTAGATTTTTCTCAGGATTCATTCTTAGAGGTTTTTGTTGGTAAAAATGGCTCCGGGAAATCCAACTTTATCGAAGCATTAGTCGAAATACTTCGTCATATCTACGAGTATGATTGGGGTGATAATAGGCACGAACTTTACTTCAATTACACCCTAAGATATGAGATTGACGGAACGGAAACCACCATTTCATTTAATGCAGTCCAAGGTCAGTTGAAAATAAATGAGGTCGAACGGGCAACAGTTGGTCAAACTCCTAAACCTGATAATATCCTCATTTATTATGCGGGGCACAACAAATCTATTACTGCGGTACTTAAGCAATATGAGGAAAAGTTCTCGAATAGAATACAACGGGCGGATGCAAGCGAAAGCCGTCCGTTTATTGGGGTCGGTAGCTCCTATAATGAACTATTTCTAACCGTAATTATGTTGTTGCCAGATGAGTCACCAGCTAAAAGCTTCGTAATGGAAAAGCTTGGTATAGATGCACTTGAAGACTCACTAAAGGTGAATCTAAAGCGTCCTGTATATGCTCAAAGACCTAGTTCTACGCGAAATTTCGATATTCAAAGCGAAGAAGATAAGTTCTGGAAGCTTGTGGGCACCTCTAGAGAATTTCTTGATGTATTGGAAGATTGTCCATTACCAGAAGATGGTAGGGTAAGAACGGAAGGCTATCTTGCGAGTAGCGATACATACCAGATGTATTACTCGCTCCATGAAATTAGGAATCGATTTAATGGTTATACATCATTAGAGTTTTTTAGAGCTTTCGATAACCTAAAAACTCTTGGAATGCTTGATTCATTGTCTCTTACGTTGAAGCTTGCTAATGGCCGAGAGATCAGCTCAAACATGTTCAGTGATGGACAATTTCAAGCCATCTATCTTTTTGCTATTAGTGAAATTTTTAAAAATGCAAATAGTGTAACCTTGATGGATGAACCAGACTCTTTTTTACATCCAGAGTGGCAGGCTGAGTGTTCTGAGCAATTACAACATATCTCATCTGAAGCGACGGCTAGTAACCATATTCTGATGACGACGCATAGTGCAGTAACTTTAATCAATTCACCGCATCAAAGAGTAAGGTATTTTGACTTACAACAAGGAACTGTAAGAGCTTACACTCTACCCAAAAGAGAAGCTGTCAGAAGGTTATGTTCAAACGTAATCAAATACACAGAACAAGAGCAAATGCTTAGTGTATTAAATGCCATCTATATAGATAAAAAACCAGTATTGTTTACTGAAGGAAGTACAGATCCAGTTATATTAAAAGCTGCATGGTATAAGCTTTATCCTACTGAAGAAATGCCATTTATTGCATTTTATGCTTTCACTTGTTCGTATATTAACCAGCTCATTACTGATGAGCGAATTCACAATGAAATGGATGGTCGTCCGATTTTTGCACTGTTTGATTTTGATGAAGCTTACAATCAATGGCATAGCCTAAATGGTCAGGAAGAAGAACGTCCTATATCGGATGGGTTAATAAAGAAATGGAGTGGTGGTGATGCATTTGCCATTATGTTGCCAATTCCAAATAATCGAATTATTCAGCAACAAGTTTTTACTGATGATACTTTAACTACACATCATAAAGGACGCTCCTCCTGTGCTATTGAACATATTTTTTATGGTGTGGAAGGTTTAGATCAGTATTTTAACAGTGAGCCTGTACCCGGTGGTCGATTAATAAAATTCCAAGGCTGCAAAACTACATTTGCAAAAGAAATTGTTCCGACCCTTGCTTCAGAACATTTTGAAACCTTTCGACCAGTATTTGAGTTTATTAGGCAGAAATGTGAAGAGTCTACTGTTCAAAGTAACGCAGCTTAA